Proteins encoded together in one Planctomyces sp. SH-PL14 window:
- a CDS encoding PilZ domain-containing protein: MSRDPWSRPTLEDLRAILESIGKSPVQHGREAERLELSVPAEIQTSRGNTIASMTREISRTGIGLVHRGSVSPGQVKVRMASETREFEYDVQIEWCQPCENGMFISGGRFLGQRTTNKV; this comes from the coding sequence ATGTCGCGTGATCCGTGGAGCCGTCCGACCCTGGAAGATTTGCGTGCCATCCTGGAGTCGATCGGGAAGTCCCCCGTCCAGCATGGACGGGAAGCCGAGCGTCTCGAACTCTCGGTCCCCGCCGAAATCCAGACCAGCCGCGGCAACACGATCGCCTCCATGACCCGTGAAATCAGCCGCACGGGGATCGGCCTCGTGCATCGCGGCAGCGTCTCGCCCGGCCAGGTGAAGGTCCGGATGGCGAGCGAGACCCGCGAATTCGAATACGACGTTCAGATCGAGTGGTGCCAGCCGTGTGAAAACGGCATGTTCATCAGCGGCGGCCGCTTCCTGGGCCAGCGGACGACGAACAAAGTCTGA